Proteins co-encoded in one Chiroxiphia lanceolata isolate bChiLan1 chromosome 21, bChiLan1.pri, whole genome shotgun sequence genomic window:
- the GARNL3 gene encoding GTPase-activating Rap/Ran-GAP domain-like protein 3 isoform X4 — protein sequence MELSSAEAASTRFLGLTQRSVSEDLGCRRGDFSRKHYGSVELLISSDADGAIQRAGRFRVENGSSDENTDYTPGTWHRTDVHLENPEYHTRWYFKYFLGKVHQNYIGTDAEKNPFFLSVVLSDQNNQRIPQYHSILWRKTGTQKICLPYSPTKTLSVKSILSAMSLDKFEKSPREIFHPEIQKDLLVLEEQEGSVNFKFGVLYAKDGQLTDDEMFSNETGSESFQRFLHLLGDTVTLKGWTGYRGGLDTKNDTTGTCSIYTIFQGHEIMFHVSTMLPYSRENKQQVERKRHIGNDIVTIVFQEGEESSPAFKPSMIRSHFTHIFALVRYNKQNDSYRLKIFSEESVPLFGPPLPSPPVFTNHQEFRDFVLVKLINGEKATLETPTFSQKRQRTLDMLIRSLYQDMMPDLHRVNNMLNRRSFSDVLPESPKSTRKKEEARQAEFVRLGQALKLKTTVKGDTTAHLATTSFCKKEPWESQSFCSNFPHEVVCADSWGQSLLVSTDAGILLIDDGQPSVQVFDKTLQIKQMHVLEALDLLIARTDKGKDSRLLVFRLSAVQKDIETKQIIRSKYDCRENKLERTKGCHLYAINTHHGSELRIVVAIRNKLLLVTKKYNPHHSLTSSSVLSSPESPVEEFQYIREICLSDPPVVMTLVDGPTGESDNMICVAYRHQFDLVNESTGESYRLHHVETNKVNFVAAIDVYEDGEAGLLLCYNYVCQYRKVYPFSGGSPLIQPSAYDFHFSWNQVPYAVVCAFPYILAFTTDSIEIRLVVNGNLVHTAVVPELQLVASRSDIYFKATAAVSGSSDSSSKEMSSKSSPQTPTAYEKPECPLSSLEGEIPCRNLYKIPLSNLVGRSIERPLKSPLAPKVIATTTSSGIASLPVTHSLSLSRMEIKEIASRTRKELLGLLDEPIPKTESSQKHKKVPRRQSDPKQGAVRSTSSDSLKQNNNKKKEACRQGHFKQCSQSLK from the exons ATCTGTCTCTGAAGATCTGGGTTGCAGACGTGGAGACTTTAGCAGAAAGCATTATGGATCTGTGGAACTC CTTATATCTAGTGATGCTGATGGAGCCATTCAAAGAGCTGGGCGGTTCCGTGTGGAAAACGGCTCCTCTGATGAG AATACAGACTACACACCGGGTACATGGCACAGAACAGATGTGCATTTGGAAAACCCAGAGTATCATACAAGATggtatttcaaatattttttagggaaag TTCATCAGAATTATATAGGTACAGATGCAGAGAAGAAccctttctttctgtctgttgtACTGTCTGACCAAAATAATCAGCGCATTCCTCAATATCATTCAATACTTTGgagaaaaaca gGTACTCAGAAAATATGTCTCCCTTATAGTCCCACAAAAACATTATCAGTGAAATCTATATTAAG tgctATGAGTCTTGATAAATTTGAGAAGAGCCCAAGGGAAATTTTTCATCCTGAGATACAAAAG gATTTATTGGTTCTTGAAGAGCAAGAG GGATCTGTGAATTTTAAATTTGGAGTCCTTTATGCTAAGGATGGTCAGCTAACAGATGATGAAATGTTCAGTAATG AAACTGGAAGTGAAAGCTTTCAAAGATTTTTGCATCTCTTGGGTGACACAGTTACTTTGAAAGGCTGGACAGGCTACAGAGGAGGACTGGACACTAAAA ATGATACAACAGGAACCTGTTCCATCTATACAATTTTTCAAGGGCACGAAATTATGTTCCATGTTTCAACTATGCTACCATATTCTAGAGAGAACAAGCAGCAG gtagaAAGGAAGCGACATATTGGAAATGACATTGTCACTATAGTATTTCAGGAAGGTGAAGAGTCTTCTCCAGCATTCAAGCCATCCATGATTCGCTCTCATTTTACAC atatttttgctttagtGAGATACAATAAGCAGAATGATAGTTACAG gctgaaaatattttcagaagaaagtgTTCCTCTCTTTGGGCCTCCCCTTCCATCCCCACCTGTGTTTACAAATCACCAGGAATTCAGGGATTTTGTGTTGGTGAAAT TAATAAATGGGGAAAAAGCCACCTTGGAAACACCAACATTTTCTCAGAAACGTCAACGCACTCTAGACATGCTGATCCGCTCCTTATACCAAGACATGATGCCTGATCTACACAGGGTAAAT aaCATGCTCAATAGAAGGTCCTTCAGTGATGTGTTACCAGAGTCCCCAAAATCGACACGGAAGAAAGAGGAAGCTCGACAAGCAGAGTTTGTTCGGCTCGGTCAG GCACTGAAATTGAAAACCACTGTGAAAGGGGATACCACAGCTCACTTGGCAACCACAAGCTTTTGTAAAAAGGAG CCTTGGGAATCTCAATCTTTCTGCAGTAATTTTCCTCATGAGGTTGTCTGTGCAGATTCTTGGGGCCAGTCCTTGCTGGTTTCTACAGATGCTGGCATCTTGTTAATAGATG atGGTCAACCGTCAGTGCAAGTATTTGATAAAACTCTCCAGATAAAGCAGATGCATGTTTTGGAAGCTCTGGATCTTTTGATTGCCCGAACAGACAAAG GGAAGGACTCTCGTCTCCTTGTCTTCAGACTCAGTGCTGTCCAAAAAGATATAGAGACAAAGCAAATTATAAGAAGCAAATACgactgcagagaaaataaactaGAGAGAACAAAAG GCTGCCATTTGTATGCCATAAATACTCACCATGGAAGTGAACTGAGGATTGTTGTGGCTATTCGAAACAAACTACTTCTTGTCACAAAGAAATATAATCCACACCACAGTTtaaccagcagctctgtgctctcaTCACCTGAATCTCCAGTAGAGGAGTTCCAGTACATCCGG GAAATATGCCTTTCTGACCCTCCAGTGGTTATGACGCTGGTGGATGGACCTACTGGAGAGAGTGACAATATGATCTGTGTAGCGTATCGGCACCAGTTTGACTTAGTCAATGAGAGCACGGGGGAGTCCTACAGACTGCATCATGTTGAAACAAATAAA GTTAATTTTGTTGCGGCTATTGATGTATATGAAGATGGTGAAGCTGGTCTACTGTTGTGTTATAACT ATGTTTGCCAATACAGAAAGGTATATCCTTTCAGTGGAGGTTCTCCGCTGATCCAGCCATCAGCTTATGACTTCCACTTCAGCTGGAATCAAGTTCCTTATGCTGTTG TCTGTGCTTTCCCTTATATCCTTGCTTTCACTACTGATTCCATTGAGATCCGATTAGTGGTGAATGGGAACTTAGTCCACACAGCAGTTGTACCTGAGCTTCAACTTGTAGCATCAAGG tcagacatttattttaaagcaactgCTGCAGTAAGTGGATCATCAGACAGCAGCTCTAAGGAAATGAGTTCAAAGAGTTCTCCTCAAACACCGACAGCTTACGAAAAGCCAGAATGTCCTCTTTCTTCTCTAGAAG gtGAAATTCCATGCAGAAACCTGTACAAAATTCCTCTCAGCAATCTGGTTGGGCGAAGCATTGAACGACCTCTGAAGTCACCTTTGGCTCCCAAGGTCATCGCTACTACAACATCCAGTGGCATTGCCTCACTTCCAGTTACACACTCACTGTCCTTATCTCGTatggaaattaaagaaattgcAAGCAGAACACGTAAAGAATTGCTGG GCCTTTTGGATGAGCCTATACCCAAGACAGAAAGCTCACAGAAGCACAAAAAGGTTCCTCGAAGACAGTCAGACCCCAAGCAGGGAGCAGTAAGATCGACTAGTAGTGACAG tcttaaacaaaacaacaacaaaaaaaaagaggcttgCAGGCAAGGTCATTTCAAACAATGCAGTCAGTCTTTGAAATGA
- the GARNL3 gene encoding GTPase-activating Rap/Ran-GAP domain-like protein 3 isoform X2, which translates to MGERGAVYLRSVSEDLGCRRGDFSRKHYGSVELLISSDADGAIQRAGRFRVENGSSDENTDYTPGTWHRTDVHLENPEYHTRWYFKYFLGKVHQNYIGTDAEKNPFFLSVVLSDQNNQRIPQYHSILWRKTGTQKICLPYSPTKTLSVKSILSAMSLDKFEKSPREIFHPEIQKDLLVLEEQEGSVNFKFGVLYAKDGQLTDDEMFSNETGSESFQRFLHLLGDTVTLKGWTGYRGGLDTKNDTTGTCSIYTIFQGHEIMFHVSTMLPYSRENKQQVERKRHIGNDIVTIVFQEGEESSPAFKPSMIRSHFTHIFALVRYNKQNDSYRLKIFSEESVPLFGPPLPSPPVFTNHQEFRDFVLVKLINGEKATLETPTFSQKRQRTLDMLIRSLYQDMMPDLHRVNNMLNRRSFSDVLPESPKSTRKKEEARQAEFVRLGQALKLKTTVKGDTTAHLATTSFCKKEPWESQSFCSNFPHEVVCADSWGQSLLVSTDAGILLIDDGQPSVQVFDKTLQIKQMHVLEALDLLIARTDKGKDSRLLVFRLSAVQKDIETKQIIRSKYDCRENKLERTKGCHLYAINTHHGSELRIVVAIRNKLLLVTKKYNPHHSLTSSSVLSSPESPVEEFQYIREICLSDPPVVMTLVDGPTGESDNMICVAYRHQFDLVNESTGESYRLHHVETNKVNFVAAIDVYEDGEAGLLLCYNYVCQYRKVYPFSGGSPLIQPSAYDFHFSWNQVPYAVVCAFPYILAFTTDSIEIRLVVNGNLVHTAVVPELQLVASRSDIYFKATAAVSGSSDSSSKEMSSKSSPQTPTAYEKPECPLSSLEGEIPCRNLYKIPLSNLVGRSIERPLKSPLAPKVIATTTSSGIASLPVTHSLSLSRMEIKEIASRTRKELLGLLDEPIPKTESSQKHKKVPRRQSDPKQGAVRSTSSDRIISSSFESYSETRHLSTSSDPDTLAHREGSSPSSYPFQLISLYDEDIIDLK; encoded by the exons ATCTGTCTCTGAAGATCTGGGTTGCAGACGTGGAGACTTTAGCAGAAAGCATTATGGATCTGTGGAACTC CTTATATCTAGTGATGCTGATGGAGCCATTCAAAGAGCTGGGCGGTTCCGTGTGGAAAACGGCTCCTCTGATGAG AATACAGACTACACACCGGGTACATGGCACAGAACAGATGTGCATTTGGAAAACCCAGAGTATCATACAAGATggtatttcaaatattttttagggaaag TTCATCAGAATTATATAGGTACAGATGCAGAGAAGAAccctttctttctgtctgttgtACTGTCTGACCAAAATAATCAGCGCATTCCTCAATATCATTCAATACTTTGgagaaaaaca gGTACTCAGAAAATATGTCTCCCTTATAGTCCCACAAAAACATTATCAGTGAAATCTATATTAAG tgctATGAGTCTTGATAAATTTGAGAAGAGCCCAAGGGAAATTTTTCATCCTGAGATACAAAAG gATTTATTGGTTCTTGAAGAGCAAGAG GGATCTGTGAATTTTAAATTTGGAGTCCTTTATGCTAAGGATGGTCAGCTAACAGATGATGAAATGTTCAGTAATG AAACTGGAAGTGAAAGCTTTCAAAGATTTTTGCATCTCTTGGGTGACACAGTTACTTTGAAAGGCTGGACAGGCTACAGAGGAGGACTGGACACTAAAA ATGATACAACAGGAACCTGTTCCATCTATACAATTTTTCAAGGGCACGAAATTATGTTCCATGTTTCAACTATGCTACCATATTCTAGAGAGAACAAGCAGCAG gtagaAAGGAAGCGACATATTGGAAATGACATTGTCACTATAGTATTTCAGGAAGGTGAAGAGTCTTCTCCAGCATTCAAGCCATCCATGATTCGCTCTCATTTTACAC atatttttgctttagtGAGATACAATAAGCAGAATGATAGTTACAG gctgaaaatattttcagaagaaagtgTTCCTCTCTTTGGGCCTCCCCTTCCATCCCCACCTGTGTTTACAAATCACCAGGAATTCAGGGATTTTGTGTTGGTGAAAT TAATAAATGGGGAAAAAGCCACCTTGGAAACACCAACATTTTCTCAGAAACGTCAACGCACTCTAGACATGCTGATCCGCTCCTTATACCAAGACATGATGCCTGATCTACACAGGGTAAAT aaCATGCTCAATAGAAGGTCCTTCAGTGATGTGTTACCAGAGTCCCCAAAATCGACACGGAAGAAAGAGGAAGCTCGACAAGCAGAGTTTGTTCGGCTCGGTCAG GCACTGAAATTGAAAACCACTGTGAAAGGGGATACCACAGCTCACTTGGCAACCACAAGCTTTTGTAAAAAGGAG CCTTGGGAATCTCAATCTTTCTGCAGTAATTTTCCTCATGAGGTTGTCTGTGCAGATTCTTGGGGCCAGTCCTTGCTGGTTTCTACAGATGCTGGCATCTTGTTAATAGATG atGGTCAACCGTCAGTGCAAGTATTTGATAAAACTCTCCAGATAAAGCAGATGCATGTTTTGGAAGCTCTGGATCTTTTGATTGCCCGAACAGACAAAG GGAAGGACTCTCGTCTCCTTGTCTTCAGACTCAGTGCTGTCCAAAAAGATATAGAGACAAAGCAAATTATAAGAAGCAAATACgactgcagagaaaataaactaGAGAGAACAAAAG GCTGCCATTTGTATGCCATAAATACTCACCATGGAAGTGAACTGAGGATTGTTGTGGCTATTCGAAACAAACTACTTCTTGTCACAAAGAAATATAATCCACACCACAGTTtaaccagcagctctgtgctctcaTCACCTGAATCTCCAGTAGAGGAGTTCCAGTACATCCGG GAAATATGCCTTTCTGACCCTCCAGTGGTTATGACGCTGGTGGATGGACCTACTGGAGAGAGTGACAATATGATCTGTGTAGCGTATCGGCACCAGTTTGACTTAGTCAATGAGAGCACGGGGGAGTCCTACAGACTGCATCATGTTGAAACAAATAAA GTTAATTTTGTTGCGGCTATTGATGTATATGAAGATGGTGAAGCTGGTCTACTGTTGTGTTATAACT ATGTTTGCCAATACAGAAAGGTATATCCTTTCAGTGGAGGTTCTCCGCTGATCCAGCCATCAGCTTATGACTTCCACTTCAGCTGGAATCAAGTTCCTTATGCTGTTG TCTGTGCTTTCCCTTATATCCTTGCTTTCACTACTGATTCCATTGAGATCCGATTAGTGGTGAATGGGAACTTAGTCCACACAGCAGTTGTACCTGAGCTTCAACTTGTAGCATCAAGG tcagacatttattttaaagcaactgCTGCAGTAAGTGGATCATCAGACAGCAGCTCTAAGGAAATGAGTTCAAAGAGTTCTCCTCAAACACCGACAGCTTACGAAAAGCCAGAATGTCCTCTTTCTTCTCTAGAAG gtGAAATTCCATGCAGAAACCTGTACAAAATTCCTCTCAGCAATCTGGTTGGGCGAAGCATTGAACGACCTCTGAAGTCACCTTTGGCTCCCAAGGTCATCGCTACTACAACATCCAGTGGCATTGCCTCACTTCCAGTTACACACTCACTGTCCTTATCTCGTatggaaattaaagaaattgcAAGCAGAACACGTAAAGAATTGCTGG GCCTTTTGGATGAGCCTATACCCAAGACAGAAAGCTCACAGAAGCACAAAAAGGTTCCTCGAAGACAGTCAGACCCCAAGCAGGGAGCAGTAAGATCGACTAGTAGTGACAG GATAATCTCAAGCTCTTTTGAAAGCTATTCTGAGACACGTCATCTTTCCACTAGTTCAGATCCTGATACTTTAGCACACAGGGAGGGGAGCTCACCATCTAGCTATCCATTTCAGCTGATTTCTTTATATGATGAAGACATCATTGACTTGAAATGA
- the GARNL3 gene encoding GTPase-activating Rap/Ran-GAP domain-like protein 3 isoform X1, whose protein sequence is MELSSAEAASTRFLGLTQRSVSEDLGCRRGDFSRKHYGSVELLISSDADGAIQRAGRFRVENGSSDENTDYTPGTWHRTDVHLENPEYHTRWYFKYFLGKVHQNYIGTDAEKNPFFLSVVLSDQNNQRIPQYHSILWRKTGTQKICLPYSPTKTLSVKSILSAMSLDKFEKSPREIFHPEIQKDLLVLEEQEGSVNFKFGVLYAKDGQLTDDEMFSNETGSESFQRFLHLLGDTVTLKGWTGYRGGLDTKNDTTGTCSIYTIFQGHEIMFHVSTMLPYSRENKQQVERKRHIGNDIVTIVFQEGEESSPAFKPSMIRSHFTHIFALVRYNKQNDSYRLKIFSEESVPLFGPPLPSPPVFTNHQEFRDFVLVKLINGEKATLETPTFSQKRQRTLDMLIRSLYQDMMPDLHRVNNMLNRRSFSDVLPESPKSTRKKEEARQAEFVRLGQALKLKTTVKGDTTAHLATTSFCKKEPWESQSFCSNFPHEVVCADSWGQSLLVSTDAGILLIDDGQPSVQVFDKTLQIKQMHVLEALDLLIARTDKGKDSRLLVFRLSAVQKDIETKQIIRSKYDCRENKLERTKGCHLYAINTHHGSELRIVVAIRNKLLLVTKKYNPHHSLTSSSVLSSPESPVEEFQYIREICLSDPPVVMTLVDGPTGESDNMICVAYRHQFDLVNESTGESYRLHHVETNKVNFVAAIDVYEDGEAGLLLCYNYVCQYRKVYPFSGGSPLIQPSAYDFHFSWNQVPYAVVCAFPYILAFTTDSIEIRLVVNGNLVHTAVVPELQLVASRSDIYFKATAAVSGSSDSSSKEMSSKSSPQTPTAYEKPECPLSSLEGEIPCRNLYKIPLSNLVGRSIERPLKSPLAPKVIATTTSSGIASLPVTHSLSLSRMEIKEIASRTRKELLGLLDEPIPKTESSQKHKKVPRRQSDPKQGAVRSTSSDRIISSSFESYSETRHLSTSSDPDTLAHREGSSPSSYPFQLISLYDEDIIDLK, encoded by the exons ATCTGTCTCTGAAGATCTGGGTTGCAGACGTGGAGACTTTAGCAGAAAGCATTATGGATCTGTGGAACTC CTTATATCTAGTGATGCTGATGGAGCCATTCAAAGAGCTGGGCGGTTCCGTGTGGAAAACGGCTCCTCTGATGAG AATACAGACTACACACCGGGTACATGGCACAGAACAGATGTGCATTTGGAAAACCCAGAGTATCATACAAGATggtatttcaaatattttttagggaaag TTCATCAGAATTATATAGGTACAGATGCAGAGAAGAAccctttctttctgtctgttgtACTGTCTGACCAAAATAATCAGCGCATTCCTCAATATCATTCAATACTTTGgagaaaaaca gGTACTCAGAAAATATGTCTCCCTTATAGTCCCACAAAAACATTATCAGTGAAATCTATATTAAG tgctATGAGTCTTGATAAATTTGAGAAGAGCCCAAGGGAAATTTTTCATCCTGAGATACAAAAG gATTTATTGGTTCTTGAAGAGCAAGAG GGATCTGTGAATTTTAAATTTGGAGTCCTTTATGCTAAGGATGGTCAGCTAACAGATGATGAAATGTTCAGTAATG AAACTGGAAGTGAAAGCTTTCAAAGATTTTTGCATCTCTTGGGTGACACAGTTACTTTGAAAGGCTGGACAGGCTACAGAGGAGGACTGGACACTAAAA ATGATACAACAGGAACCTGTTCCATCTATACAATTTTTCAAGGGCACGAAATTATGTTCCATGTTTCAACTATGCTACCATATTCTAGAGAGAACAAGCAGCAG gtagaAAGGAAGCGACATATTGGAAATGACATTGTCACTATAGTATTTCAGGAAGGTGAAGAGTCTTCTCCAGCATTCAAGCCATCCATGATTCGCTCTCATTTTACAC atatttttgctttagtGAGATACAATAAGCAGAATGATAGTTACAG gctgaaaatattttcagaagaaagtgTTCCTCTCTTTGGGCCTCCCCTTCCATCCCCACCTGTGTTTACAAATCACCAGGAATTCAGGGATTTTGTGTTGGTGAAAT TAATAAATGGGGAAAAAGCCACCTTGGAAACACCAACATTTTCTCAGAAACGTCAACGCACTCTAGACATGCTGATCCGCTCCTTATACCAAGACATGATGCCTGATCTACACAGGGTAAAT aaCATGCTCAATAGAAGGTCCTTCAGTGATGTGTTACCAGAGTCCCCAAAATCGACACGGAAGAAAGAGGAAGCTCGACAAGCAGAGTTTGTTCGGCTCGGTCAG GCACTGAAATTGAAAACCACTGTGAAAGGGGATACCACAGCTCACTTGGCAACCACAAGCTTTTGTAAAAAGGAG CCTTGGGAATCTCAATCTTTCTGCAGTAATTTTCCTCATGAGGTTGTCTGTGCAGATTCTTGGGGCCAGTCCTTGCTGGTTTCTACAGATGCTGGCATCTTGTTAATAGATG atGGTCAACCGTCAGTGCAAGTATTTGATAAAACTCTCCAGATAAAGCAGATGCATGTTTTGGAAGCTCTGGATCTTTTGATTGCCCGAACAGACAAAG GGAAGGACTCTCGTCTCCTTGTCTTCAGACTCAGTGCTGTCCAAAAAGATATAGAGACAAAGCAAATTATAAGAAGCAAATACgactgcagagaaaataaactaGAGAGAACAAAAG GCTGCCATTTGTATGCCATAAATACTCACCATGGAAGTGAACTGAGGATTGTTGTGGCTATTCGAAACAAACTACTTCTTGTCACAAAGAAATATAATCCACACCACAGTTtaaccagcagctctgtgctctcaTCACCTGAATCTCCAGTAGAGGAGTTCCAGTACATCCGG GAAATATGCCTTTCTGACCCTCCAGTGGTTATGACGCTGGTGGATGGACCTACTGGAGAGAGTGACAATATGATCTGTGTAGCGTATCGGCACCAGTTTGACTTAGTCAATGAGAGCACGGGGGAGTCCTACAGACTGCATCATGTTGAAACAAATAAA GTTAATTTTGTTGCGGCTATTGATGTATATGAAGATGGTGAAGCTGGTCTACTGTTGTGTTATAACT ATGTTTGCCAATACAGAAAGGTATATCCTTTCAGTGGAGGTTCTCCGCTGATCCAGCCATCAGCTTATGACTTCCACTTCAGCTGGAATCAAGTTCCTTATGCTGTTG TCTGTGCTTTCCCTTATATCCTTGCTTTCACTACTGATTCCATTGAGATCCGATTAGTGGTGAATGGGAACTTAGTCCACACAGCAGTTGTACCTGAGCTTCAACTTGTAGCATCAAGG tcagacatttattttaaagcaactgCTGCAGTAAGTGGATCATCAGACAGCAGCTCTAAGGAAATGAGTTCAAAGAGTTCTCCTCAAACACCGACAGCTTACGAAAAGCCAGAATGTCCTCTTTCTTCTCTAGAAG gtGAAATTCCATGCAGAAACCTGTACAAAATTCCTCTCAGCAATCTGGTTGGGCGAAGCATTGAACGACCTCTGAAGTCACCTTTGGCTCCCAAGGTCATCGCTACTACAACATCCAGTGGCATTGCCTCACTTCCAGTTACACACTCACTGTCCTTATCTCGTatggaaattaaagaaattgcAAGCAGAACACGTAAAGAATTGCTGG GCCTTTTGGATGAGCCTATACCCAAGACAGAAAGCTCACAGAAGCACAAAAAGGTTCCTCGAAGACAGTCAGACCCCAAGCAGGGAGCAGTAAGATCGACTAGTAGTGACAG GATAATCTCAAGCTCTTTTGAAAGCTATTCTGAGACACGTCATCTTTCCACTAGTTCAGATCCTGATACTTTAGCACACAGGGAGGGGAGCTCACCATCTAGCTATCCATTTCAGCTGATTTCTTTATATGATGAAGACATCATTGACTTGAAATGA